In a genomic window of Punica granatum isolate Tunisia-2019 chromosome 6, ASM765513v2, whole genome shotgun sequence:
- the LOC116210308 gene encoding uncharacterized protein At1g66480-like → MGNAIGGKNRKVAKVMKITGETLKFKAPVEAGEVLRDYPGLVLLESESVKHYGTRAKPLGAHERLEPRRLYFLVELPKERAVPRRVRSGINMSAKDRLESLMLSRRSASDLSILAKPAGDDVPGPLDAGRDKGKEVVGSGVRVRLRLPKGELERVMRESRDEADAAEKIMNLYIQANKDGNKNNDDEVDGEGNVTDDLMEQQQQLHRKGSHGRREEGPKKREKRPKRVSFLAAREGGMQIAVAS, encoded by the exons ATGGGCAATGCCATAGGAGGGAAAAATAGGAAGGTCGCAAAGGTCATGAAGATCACAGGCGAGACTCTCAAGTTTAAGGCGCCTGTGGAGGCCGGGGAGGTCCTCAGGGACTACCCCGGGCTCGTGCTGCTCGAGTCCGAGTCCGTGAAGCATTACGGCACCAGGGCGAAGCCACTGGGTGCCCACGAGAGGTTGGAGCCCCGGAGGCTCTACTTCCTCGTGGAGCTGCCCAAGGAGCGAGCGGTCCCGAGGCGGGTCCGGTCCGGGATAAACATGAGCGCCAAGGACCGCCTCGAGAGCCTCATGCTGTCCCGGAGGTCCGCGTCGGACCTGTCCATCTTGGCAAAGCCTGCAGGGGATGATGTGCCCGGGCCGTTGGACGCCGGCCGGGACAAAGGGAAGGAGGTTGTGGGGAGTGGTGTGAGGGTGAGGTTGAGGCTTCCTAAGGGAGAACTGGAGAGGGTGATGAGGGAGAGCAGAGATGAAGCTGATGCAGCTGAGAAGATAATGAATTTGTACATTCAAGCCAATAAAGATGGCAATAAGAACAATGATGATGAGGTTGACGGTGAGGGAAATGTCACTGACGATTTGAtggagcagcagcagcaattGCATCGGAAGGGCAGCCATGGAAGGAGGGAAGAAGGTCCCAAGAAACGTGAG AAGCGGCCCAAGCGGGTGAGTTTTCTGGCGGCCAGAGAAGGAGGGATGCAAATCGCGGTTGCTTCTTGA
- the LOC116211807 gene encoding putative 1-phosphatidylinositol-3-phosphate 5-kinase FAB1C: MRIGDSILLDLIDKLRYWIPWDTASSSSNMPGDTNIGCKMCCDSDANVKDRIPRYYCLGCGRFLCAKCVGGFESLTVLGSVKEDGRVGIKVCKFCARTDHRKKNSEKVHPRDSPEPPSPYFSCSEKVGGSINNIGLIQRDRLEPFEHVYSPHGSSVTDFSARPSPVSVRCSPSRCRSDEEEADGSGKYFCSPLSESCHGISDIDTRSLSFRHDFYSFKSAGSTPSGSPSRNHFTLNRGGHFVQHEQEGSPLSRDDGPFSQEETTAVLRRPGAGTEDTESTDYCSDELSIFRSQYERFQKPLDFENNDLIWFPPLPNDEKDEMEGNYFYYDDEDDYVGDSGAVFTPSSSLSCIFSAKERHNEGNKEPLRAQVQSHFRALVSQLLYGEGIGIGQENGPEKWVDIVMNLAWQAANFVKPDTSRGGSMDPCDYVKVKCVASGSPNESALVKGIVCTKNVKHKRMTSQYKNPRVLILGGALEYQRVPNQLASFDTLLQQEIDHLKKIIAKIEALHPNVLLVEKSVSSYAQEYLLAKEISLVLNVKRPLLERISRCTGAPITPSTDSIPTTRLGHCELFKLERVSEEYEVNNQSSRKPSKTLMYFEGCPRRLGCTVLLRGSCRDELKKVKHVVQYAVFAAYHLSLETSFLADEGATLPNMPLNPSTSSLEKTASDNRSSIVSTSASQRTPEVGSDNYSHEEGYMTDSELMDPTVANLVSDTYDGDVVLTDVLDSKDSDVLPSSDTQIPSHPELIETMGRDGKNEVSGEYFSSTDTNQSILVSFSSRCVLKRIVCERSRLLRIKFYGCFDKPLGRYLRDDLFDQTSYCRSCEEPAEAHVLCYTHQQGNLTVNVKRIHSLRLPGEQDGKIWMWHRCLKCAHDANGVPPATRRVVMSDAAWGLSFGKFLELSFSNHATANRIATCGHSLQRDCLRYYGFGSMVAFFRYSPIDILSVCLPPSMLEFNSQVQQKWLKKEAGELIDKMETLYLEISGLLDGVEQKSAIFGNEFVVTHELQNYILELKDLLKKERADYNDLLEAALACSSQLGQSVDILELNHLQRSLVIGSLVWDRRLYSLHLLLGTNSPKAKRSAALCTELKELSISPESNVSEPSNLVASSVSGSQLDTKEEDLHSDGETLSETITSSDEPNLSERIDSAWTGSDHMSDSLTSGSLGPTGGNDSPSFRRLMAPMRVNSFDSALKIRERIQKGFPPSSLHLSTIRSFHASGDYRNMVKDPVSSMMRTYSQMLPRDAQKITPSIISSAAHLALGARLLVPHTGNDIVIAVYDDEPTSIISYALSSKEHEDWVSIKTDEHGNDWNGTEGSRDDASAASSFSSLHSFGALDVDHINGYGNYTSEDATSSSVSSLFRDPKRSPHLRISFGDESPSSGGKVKFSVTCYFGKQFESLRRKCCPSELDFVRSLSRCRRWSAQGGKSNVYFAKSMDERFIIKQVTKTELDSFEDFASEYFKYLNDSLSSGSPTCLAKILGLYQVTVKHLRGGKEMKMDLMVMENLFFRRSISRVYDLKGSNRARYNPDTTGKDKVQLDMNLLETLRTQPIFLGSKAKRSLERAIWNDTSFLASVDVMDYSLLVGVDDESKELVLGIIDFMRQYTWDKHLETWVKASGILGGPKNASPTIISPKQYKKRFRKAMTAYFLTVPDQWSS; encoded by the exons ATGAGAATAGGTGATAGCATACTCCTAGATCTAATAGACAAGCTCAGGTATTGGATTCCCTGGGATACGGCTTCCAGCAGTTCGAACATGCCTGGTGACACCAACATCGGCTGCAAGATGTGTTGCGATAGTGATGCCAATGTTAAAGACCGTATTCCTCGGTACTACTGCCTTGGTTGTGGTCGGTTCTTGTGCGCCAAATGTGTTGGGGGATTTGAATCGTTGACGGTCTTAGGCTCCGTGAAGGAGGATGGTAGAGTAGGCATTAAGGTATGTAAGTTTTGTGCAAGGACCGATCACCGCAAGAAGAATAGCGAGAAGGTCCATCCTCGGGATAGTCCTGAGCCTCCATCTCCGTACTTCAGTTGTTCGGAGAAAGTCGGTGGTTCGATAAATAATATCGGTTTGATTCAGAGAGATCGTCTCGAGCCTTTCGAGCATGTTTACTCTCCTCACGGTAGTAGTGTGACTGACTTTAGCGCTCGCCCGTCTCCTGTATCTGTTCGATGCTCTCCGAGCAG ATGTAGaagtgatgaagaagaagcggATGGTTCAGGGAAGTACTTCTGCAGCCCCTTGAGTGAGTCTTGCCACGGCATCTCAGACATAGATACACGTAGCCTTAGTTTTAGACACGACTTTTACAGTTTCAAGTCTGCTGGGTCCACACCCTCAGGCAGCCCCTCTAGGAACCATTTTACATTGAATAGAGGTGGGCACTTTGTACAGCACGAGCAGGAGGGAAGCCCGCTTTCTCGTGATGATGGTCCCTTTAGTCAAGAAGAAACCACGGCTGTTTTAAGAAGGCCAGGGGCAGGGACTGAGGATACAGAAAGCACCGATTATTGCTCAGATGAATTGTCGATCTTTCGTAGCCAGTATGAACGATTTCAGAAACCGCTTGATTTCGAGAACAATGACCTTATCTGGTTTCCTCCACTGCCCAATGATGAGAAGGATGAAATGGAGGGTAATTACTTTTAttatgatgatgaggatgactATGTTGGGGACTCGGGAGCAGTATTTACCCCCAGCAGTAGTCTTTCTTGCATTTTTTCGGCGAAGGAGAGACATAACGAGGGTAATAAGGAGCCTCTGAGAGCTCAAGTGCAGAGCCACTTCAGAGCTCTTGTTTCGCAGCTTCTATATGGTGAGGGCATTGGGATTGGCCAGGAGAATGGACCTGAGAAGTGGGTAGACATTGTAATGAATTTAGCATGGCAAGCAGCAAATTTTGTGAAGCCAGATACGAGCAGGGGAGGTAGTATGGACCCCTGTGACTATGTCAAGGTTAAGTGCGTGGCTTCGGGGAGTCCAAATGAGAG CGCCCTAGTTAAAGGGATAGTTTGTACCAAGAATGTGAAGCACAAACGCATGACTTCACAATACAAAAACCCAAGGGTACTTATTTTAGGAGGAGCATTGGAATATCAAAGAGTTCCGAATCAGCTGGCTTCCTTTGATACACTTCTGCAACAG GAAATTGATCATCTCAAGAAGATTATTGCGAAGATAGAGGCTCTTCACCCAAACGTGCTGCTAGTAGAAAAAAGTGTATCTTCATATGCCCAAGAATATCTTCTAGCAAAGGAAATCTCCCTCGTGTTAAATGTTAAGAGACCATTGCTCGAGCGTATATCGAGGTGTACTGGTGCTCCAATTACTCCTTCTACTGATAGTATCCCCACAACAAGACTGGGTCATTGTGAACTCTTCAAATTAGAGAGAGTTTCTGAAGAGTATGAGGTTAATAATCAATCGAGCAGGAAACCCTCCAAAACCTTGATGTATTTTGAAGGTTGTCCAAGACGTTTAGGGTGCACG GTTCTTCTGAGGGGTTCTTGTCGTGATGAACTAAAGAAGGTTAAGCATGTTGTCCAGTATGCTGTGTTTGCTGCCTATCATTTATCCCTAGAAACTTCCTTTCTCGCGGATGAAGGTGCCACATTACCTAATATGCCCCTGAATCCCTCTACCTCTTCACTGGAGAAGACAGCTTCAGACAATCGTAGTTCAATTGTTTCTACTTCTGCTAGCCAGAGAACTCCTGAAGTAGGGAGCGATAATTACAGTCACGAGGAAGGTTATATGACAGATTCGGAACTTATGGACCCAACGGTTGCAAATCTGGTCTCTGATACATATGATGGTGATGTTGTCTTAACTGATGTTCTTGATTCAAAGGATTCGGATGTTCTTCCTTCTTCAGACACTCAAATCCCTTCCCACCCCGAACTTATTGAAACCATGGGACGAGATGGGAAAAATGAGGTTTCAGGTGAATATTTCTCTTCAACTGATACCAATCAGAGCATATTGGTCTCCTTTTCGAGCCGCTGTGTGCTAAAGAGGATTGTGTGCGAACGATCTCGGCTCCTTCGCATCAAATTCTATGGATGTTTTGATAAGCCTCTTGGAAGGTATCTTCGCGATGACCTGTTTGATCAG ACTTCTTACTGTCGGTCCTGTGAGGAACCTGCTGAAGCCCATGTATTATGCTATACTCATCAGCAGGGTAACCTAACAGTCAATGTAAAGCGGATTCATTCATTGAGACTTCCAGGGGAACAGGATGGGAAGATATGGATGTGGCACCGATGCCTTAAGTGTGCTCACGATGCTAATGGAGTCCCACCTGCAACCCGGAGAGTGGTCATGTCAGATGCTGCCTGGGGCCTGTCTTTTGGGAAGTTCCTGGAGCTAAGCTTCTCGAACCATGCAACAGCCAATCGTATTGCGACATGTGGACACTCACTGCAGAGGGACTGCCTTCGTTATTATGG ATTCGGGAGTATGGTGGCATTTTTCCGGTATTCACCAATTGATATTCTCTCAGTTTGTTTACCCCCTTCGATGCTTGAATTCAACAGTCAGGTTCAGCAAAAATGGCTTAAGAAAGAAGCAGGGGAG CTTATCGATAAGATGGAAACTCTTTACCTGGAAATATCAGGATTACTTGATGGCGTTGAACAGAAAAGTGCTATTTTCGGAAATGAATTTGTTGTAACGCACGAGCTTCAGAACTACATCTTGGAGCTCAAAGACTTGCTTAAAAAGGAAAGAGCTGATTATAAC GATTTGCTTGAGGCGGCACTTGCATGTTCTTCTCAACTGGGTCAGAGTGTAGACATTCTTGAATTAAACCACCTGCAACGGTCGCTTGTGATTGGGTCCCTTGTTTGGGACCGACGGCTGTATTCTCTTCATCTGCTCCTTGGGACAAACTCTCCAAAAGCCAAGAGAAGTGCTGCATTGTGTACCGAACTGAAGGAGTTGAGTAttagtcctgaaagcaatgtcTCTGAGCCCTCAAATTTGGTTGCTTCTTCTGTGAGTGGGAGCCAGTTGGATACCAAAGAGGAGGACTTGCACTCTGACGGGGAGACACTTTCTGAAACTATTACCTCCTCCGACGAGCCCAATCTCTCGGAGAGAATAGATTCCGCATGGACTGGTAGTGATCACATGTCAGACTCTCTCACAAGTGGGTCCCTTGGTCCAACGGGCGGAAATGATAGCCCCTCGTTTAGGAGACTGATGGCACCAATGAGGGTGAACTCTTTCGACTCAGCCCTGAAGATTCGAGAGAGAATCCAGAAAGGATTCCCGCCCTCATCATTACATCTGTCAACGATCAGGTCTTTCCATGCTTCAGGAGATTATCGGAACATGGTGAAAGATCCTGTCTCCAGCATGATGAGGACGTACTCTCAAATGCTCCCTCGGGATGCTCAGAAGATAACCCCGTCAATTATATCCTCTGCAGCCCACTTGGCCTTGGGCGCTCGCTTGTTAGTCCCGCACACTGGAAATGACATTGTTATTGCTGTTTATGATGATGAACCCACTAGCATAATATCTTATGCCCTCAGTTCGAAGGAGCATGAGGATTgggtttcgattaaaacggATGAGCATGGAAATGATTGGAATGGAACGGAGGGCAGCAGAGATGATGCTAGTGCAGCTTCGAGCTTCTCTTCTTTGCATTCTTTCGGTGCTTTAGATGTAGACCACATAAATGGTTACGGCAATTACACATCTGAGGATGCCACGTCATCGTCTGTGAGTTCGCTGTTCCGGGACCCCAAGAGGTCTCCTCACCTTCGAATTTCTTTTGGAGACGAGTCGCCATCTTCTGGTGGGAAGGTGAAGTTTTCAGTCACATGTTATTTTGGGAAGCAGTTCGAGTCCCTCAGGCGGAAGTGTTGCCCCAGTGAGCTGGATTTTGTGAGGTCATTGAGCCGGTGCAGGAGATGGAGTGCTCAGGGAGGGAAGAGCAATGTTTATTTTGCCAAGTCAATGGACGAGAGGTTTATAATAAAGCAGGTCACCAAAACAGAGCTAGATTCATTCGAGGATTTCGCATCCGAGTATTTCAAGTATCTGAATGACTCTCTCAGCTCAGGCAGCCCGACTTGCCTCGCTAAAATCCTTGGATTATACCAG GTCACGGTGAAACACCTGAGAGGCGGCAAGGAGATGAAGATGGATCTGATGGTGATGGAGAATCTCTTCTTCAGGAGAAGCATCTCGAGAGTATATGATCTGAAAGGGTCCAACAGAGCTCGATACAATCCCGACACGACGGGGAAGGACAAAGTTCAGCTCGACATGAATCTCTTAGAGACTCTGCGCACGCAGCCCATATTTCTTGGAAGCAAGGCCAAGAGGAGTCTTGAGAGGGCCATCTGGAACGACACCTCGTTCTTAGCG TCGGTCGATGTGATGGACTACTCATTGCTCGTGGGGGTGGATGACGAGAGCAAGGAGCTCGTTTTGGGGATCATTGACTTCATGAGGCAGTACACATGGGACAAGCACCTCGAGACGTGGGTCAAGGCGTCAGGGATCCTTGGCGGACCCAAGAACGCTTCCCCAACTATCATCTCCCCTAAGCAATACAAGAAAAGGTTCCGGAAGGCGATGACTGCCTACTTCCTTACCGTGCCTGACCAGTGGTCCTCGTGA